A window of the Buchnera aphidicola (Taiwanaphis decaspermi) genome harbors these coding sequences:
- the erpA gene encoding iron-sulfur cluster insertion protein ErpA yields the protein MNNVEKQKLNITKNAIKRIKKIILNDDKKKYFRIYITGGGCNGFKYLFCTDNALKKNDIYIKKKIVLVVDYISFQYLIGSTLDYKKTLQSSKFIVINPNAKNTCSCGISFNI from the coding sequence ATGAATAATGTTGAAAAACAAAAATTAAATATTACGAAAAATGCAATAAAAAGAATTAAAAAAATAATACTTAATGATGACAAAAAAAAATATTTTAGAATATACATAACAGGAGGAGGATGTAATGGATTCAAATATTTGTTTTGCACAGACAATGCATTAAAAAAAAATGATATTTATATAAAAAAAAAAATTGTTTTAGTTGTAGATTATATTAGTTTTCAATATTTAATAGGAAGCACATTAGATTATAAAAAAACTTTGCAAAGTTCTAAATTTATAGTAATTAATCCTAATGCAAAAAATACATGTAGTTGTGGAATATCGTTTAACATTTAA
- the lpdA gene encoding dihydrolipoyl dehydrogenase yields MSKKEINTHVVVIGSGPAGYSAAFRCSDLGLKTLLIEKNNFLGGVCLNVGCIPSKSLLYIAKIIKETKNISNYGVKFEKCKIDINKINNWKKNVILKLNNGLKNLSNKKKIKIIYGNAKFINNKKIKVKQNNKYIYINFNYAIISTGSKPAKLPLITYKNKRIWNSTEALKIPYIPKRLLIIGGGIIGLEIATIYSSLGSKKINIIENSEQILPFLDKDVINMYQKESNKYFSIMLNSFISKIMLNKKNISVIIRKKNNSLKIEKEYDAILVSIGRVPSINIIKNSNLNIKIKNNFVKVNNQMCTNISNIYAVGDITGNPMLAHKAIHQGRLAAEVISGKKHFFTPKVIPSVAYTDPEIAWVGITEKEAIKNKISYKTSTINWNMCGKAISSNNTNGLTKLIFDTNNRIIGGLIVGHNAGEIISEISIAIEMCCDAEDISLTIHPHPTLNETIRMAADLYQKTSTDI; encoded by the coding sequence ATGTCTAAAAAAGAAATAAATACTCATGTAGTTGTAATTGGATCCGGGCCTGCAGGATATTCAGCAGCATTTAGATGTTCTGATTTGGGTTTAAAAACTTTGTTAATTGAAAAAAATAATTTTTTAGGAGGAGTTTGTTTAAACGTAGGGTGTATACCATCAAAATCATTATTATATATCGCAAAAATAATAAAAGAAACAAAAAATATATCTAATTATGGTGTTAAATTTGAAAAATGTAAAATAGATATAAATAAAATAAATAATTGGAAAAAAAATGTTATATTAAAACTTAATAATGGATTAAAAAATTTATCAAATAAAAAAAAAATAAAAATTATTTATGGTAATGCAAAATTTATTAATAACAAAAAAATAAAAGTCAAACAAAACAATAAATATATATATATAAATTTTAATTATGCGATTATATCTACAGGATCCAAACCTGCTAAATTACCTCTAATTACATATAAAAATAAACGTATATGGAATTCCACTGAAGCTTTGAAAATTCCTTATATTCCTAAACGTTTATTAATTATCGGTGGTGGAATAATAGGTTTAGAAATAGCAACTATATATAGTTCTTTAGGTTCAAAAAAAATAAATATAATTGAAAATTCTGAACAAATATTACCTTTTTTAGATAAAGATGTTATAAATATGTACCAAAAAGAATCTAACAAATATTTTTCTATAATGTTAAATTCTTTTATATCTAAAATTATGTTAAATAAAAAAAATATATCTGTAATCATAAGAAAAAAAAATAATTCATTAAAAATTGAAAAAGAATATGATGCTATTCTTGTTTCAATTGGTAGAGTACCTTCAATAAATATTATAAAAAATAGTAATTTAAATATTAAAATTAAAAATAACTTTGTTAAAGTAAATAATCAAATGTGCACTAATATATCTAATATTTATGCTGTAGGTGATATTACAGGTAATCCCATGTTAGCACATAAAGCAATTCATCAAGGTAGATTAGCAGCAGAAGTTATTTCAGGAAAAAAACATTTTTTTACTCCTAAAGTTATACCTTCTGTGGCATATACTGATCCTGAAATAGCTTGGGTTGGTATAACTGAAAAAGAAGCTATAAAAAATAAAATATCATATAAAACATCAACTATTAATTGGAATATGTGTGGAAAAGCTATATCTTCTAATAACACCAATGGTTTAACAAAACTTATTTTTGATACAAATAATAGAATAATAGGTGGATTAATTGTAGGTCATAATGCTGGAGAAATAATTTCAGAAATATCCATTGCAATTGAAATGTGCTGTGATGCTGAAGATATTTCTTTAACAATACATCCTCATCCAACTTTAAATGAAACAATTCGTATGGCCGCAGATTTATATCAAAAAACATCAACTGATATTTAA
- a CDS encoding 5'-methylthioadenosine/adenosylhomocysteine nucleosidase: MKIGVIVAIKKEAFLIYKKIKNKKKIKICGFKIYFGKVYNFVIYIIISGIGKVSATISSMILINNFDIKIMINIGSAGSLSNKYKIGTILIPNKIGYHDVDVTAFKYKLGQIPKIPAFMKINKIIFNKFKNKIISEKKIITGLLLTGDQFINKKRSINILKKFPKAIAVDMESCAISHVCYKFKIPIIVIKSISDFSNEKSHYDFKNFLSLSVYNSSKILFCVLENFNIIKNNLSNF, encoded by the coding sequence ATGAAGATAGGTGTAATTGTTGCAATTAAAAAAGAAGCTTTTTTAATATATAAAAAAATAAAAAACAAAAAAAAAATAAAAATTTGTGGTTTTAAAATTTATTTTGGTAAAGTATATAATTTTGTTATTTATATTATCATTTCTGGGATAGGAAAAGTTTCAGCAACAATAAGTAGTATGATATTAATAAATAATTTTGATATAAAAATTATGATTAATATAGGTTCTGCTGGAAGTTTGAGTAATAAATATAAAATAGGAACTATATTAATACCCAATAAAATTGGGTATCATGACGTTGATGTTACTGCTTTTAAATATAAATTAGGACAAATACCTAAAATACCTGCTTTTATGAAAATAAATAAAATTATATTTAATAAATTTAAAAACAAAATTATTTCAGAAAAAAAAATTATAACAGGATTATTGTTAACTGGGGACCAATTTATAAACAAAAAAAGAAGTATTAATATTTTAAAAAAATTTCCTAAAGCAATAGCTGTAGATATGGAATCATGTGCCATATCTCACGTTTGTTATAAATTTAAAATACCGATCATAGTAATAAAATCTATATCTGATTTTTCTAACGAAAAATCTCATTATGATTTTAAAAATTTTTTATCTTTATCTGTTTATAATTCTTCAAAAATATTATTTTGTGTTTTAGAAAATTTTAATATTATTAAAAATAATCTAAGTAATTTTTAG
- a CDS encoding 2-oxo acid dehydrogenase subunit E2 — MEKKIYIPDIGLEKAEIIEIFVKKNDLVKKNDSLMIVEGSKTSMEIPSPYSGTIKNIFKKIGDKIKTNSLIMVCKLSNDKKFDINEKKIKKIDNYYLNKKQFIINASPMIRKLARIKNINLNDVNGTGLKGRILKEDLNIYIKKNINNINIDKKIKEIICFKKSKKFKKENTKEILFSSIQKISSQRLHKNYLMVPHVTQFDEVDITDLEKFRKKYNKSISSKKLTLLPFIIKAVSKSLEKYEKFNSSWLNNNKIIIKKYINIGIAVATKNGLVVPVIKDANKKNIKNIFDEIIKIVKLSKKSKLKINQLQGGTFTISNLGGIGGKFFTPIINCPEVAILGVSKSFIKPVWKKDNWIPRVILPLSLSFDHRIIDGIDASIFITYINKILSDIRYIIM, encoded by the coding sequence ATGGAAAAAAAAATTTATATACCTGATATTGGTTTAGAAAAAGCAGAGATAATTGAAATATTTGTAAAAAAAAATGATTTAGTAAAAAAAAATGATTCTTTGATGATAGTAGAAGGAAGTAAAACTTCTATGGAAATACCTTCTCCATATTCAGGAACCATTAAAAATATATTTAAAAAAATAGGTGACAAAATAAAAACAAATTCATTAATAATGGTTTGCAAATTAAGCAACGATAAAAAATTTGACATAAATGAAAAAAAAATAAAAAAAATAGATAATTATTATTTAAATAAAAAACAATTTATAATAAATGCTTCTCCTATGATAAGAAAATTAGCGAGAATAAAAAATATAAATTTAAATGATGTTAATGGAACTGGTTTAAAAGGTAGAATATTGAAAGAAGATTTAAATATTTATATAAAAAAAAATATTAATAATATAAATATTGATAAAAAAATTAAAGAAATAATTTGTTTTAAAAAAAGTAAAAAATTTAAAAAAGAAAATACAAAAGAAATTCTATTTTCTAGTATACAAAAAATTTCTAGTCAAAGATTACATAAAAATTATCTAATGGTTCCACATGTTACACAATTTGATGAAGTAGACATAACTGATTTAGAAAAATTTAGGAAAAAATATAACAAAAGTATTTCATCAAAAAAGTTGACTTTACTTCCTTTCATAATAAAAGCTGTATCAAAATCTTTAGAAAAATATGAAAAATTTAATTCTAGTTGGTTAAATAATAATAAAATAATAATAAAAAAATATATTAATATAGGAATTGCAGTGGCAACAAAAAATGGATTAGTAGTTCCAGTTATAAAAGATGCAAATAAAAAAAATATTAAAAATATTTTTGATGAAATTATTAAAATAGTTAAATTATCTAAAAAAAGTAAATTAAAAATTAATCAATTACAAGGAGGAACTTTTACCATATCTAATTTAGGAGGTATTGGAGGAAAGTTTTTTACTCCTATTATAAACTGTCCAGAAGTTGCAATTTTAGGAGTATCTAAAAGTTTCATAAAACCAGTTTGGAAAAAAGATAATTGGATTCCTAGAGTGATATTACCGTTATCATTATCTTTTGATCATAGAATAATTGATGGAATTGATGCATCTATTTTTATTACATATATAAACAAAATTTTATCTGACATTCGTTATATAATAATGTAA
- the ilvN gene encoding acetolactate synthase small subunit, which yields MLKTLSIILENESGALSRVVGLFSQRGYNIESLTVSPTEDPTLSSMTIQTIGDNNTLEQIKKQLHKLIDVLQVRELNFLDYITKEIILLKIKLKKHKKKEIEKNIKKFKGKIINIKLNKYIIQLTDNNKRINSFIKIIKEDSNIIETSRSGIVVIHKN from the coding sequence ATGCTTAAAACATTATCAATAATTCTGGAAAATGAATCAGGAGCTTTATCAAGAGTAGTTGGCTTATTTTCACAAAGAGGATACAATATTGAAAGTTTAACCGTTTCTCCTACAGAAGATCCAACTTTATCTTCCATGACTATACAAACTATTGGAGATAATAATACTTTAGAACAAATTAAAAAACAATTACATAAATTGATAGATGTTTTACAAGTTAGAGAGTTGAATTTTTTAGATTATATTACTAAAGAAATAATTTTGTTAAAAATAAAATTAAAAAAACATAAAAAAAAAGAAATAGAAAAAAATATAAAAAAATTTAAAGGAAAAATAATAAATATCAAATTAAACAAATATATAATTCAATTAACAGACAACAATAAAAGGATAAATTCTTTCATAAAAATAATAAAAGAAGATTCTAATATTATTGAAACATCTAGATCGGGAATTGTAGTAATACATAAGAATTAA
- the rsmH gene encoding 16S rRNA (cytosine(1402)-N(4))-methyltransferase RsmH, with protein MIKKHKSVLLKESIKSLNIIPNGIYIDCTFGGGGHSEKILEKLNSKGKLYAIDKDLKAVKYGEKKIKDNRFKIIHLSFSKLIKYIKKKKMLGLINGIIIDLGISSIQLNDPKRGFSFIKKGPLDMRIDNSNKNNINARQWLSKSNQKSIELVLRKYGEERFSKKIAKLIFNYKKKKDIKNTLELSKIIKNNIFLRKRNKHPATKTFQAIRIFINQELKELKSILNHSLKILKKKGRLTIISFHSLEDKIVKKFINKFSGKISIPNKLPLTEIQINSIRKKKIKIISKIFPSVHEKQKNRSSRSAIMRTIEKK; from the coding sequence ATGATAAAAAAACATAAAAGTGTTTTGTTAAAAGAAAGCATTAAATCTCTTAATATTATACCTAATGGTATATATATAGATTGTACTTTTGGAGGAGGAGGTCATTCTGAAAAAATATTAGAAAAATTAAATAGTAAAGGAAAATTATACGCAATAGATAAAGATTTAAAAGCAGTAAAATATGGAGAAAAAAAAATAAAAGATAATAGATTTAAAATAATACATTTGAGTTTTTCAAAATTAATAAAATATATCAAAAAAAAAAAAATGTTAGGATTAATTAATGGAATAATAATAGATTTAGGAATATCATCTATACAACTAAATGATCCTAAAAGAGGTTTTTCTTTTATTAAAAAAGGACCTTTAGATATGAGAATAGACAATTCTAATAAAAATAACATCAACGCTCGTCAATGGTTGTCAAAATCTAATCAAAAATCTATTGAATTAGTATTAAGAAAATATGGTGAAGAAAGATTTTCTAAAAAAATAGCTAAATTAATATTTAATTATAAAAAAAAAAAAGATATAAAAAATACTTTAGAATTATCAAAAATTATCAAAAATAACATTTTTTTAAGAAAAAGAAATAAACATCCGGCTACTAAAACTTTTCAAGCAATTCGTATATTTATTAACCAAGAATTAAAAGAATTGAAATCAATACTAAATCACTCTTTAAAAATATTAAAAAAAAAAGGAAGATTGACAATTATTAGTTTTCACTCATTAGAAGATAAAATAGTAAAAAAATTTATAAACAAATTTAGCGGTAAAATTTCAATACCTAATAAACTACCTCTTACAGAAATTCAAATAAATAGTATAAGAAAAAAAAAAATAAAAATAATTAGTAAAATATTTCCTAGTGTTCATGAAAAACAAAAAAACAGATCTTCTCGTAGTGCAATTATGCGCACTATAGAAAAAAAATAA